The Opitutales bacterium genome has a window encoding:
- a CDS encoding energy transducer TonB, translating into MKNFFILLLLSGLLLVEATADYQRHFSIRELDSVPKRIDGKPPVYPPHLKAGHVEGNLKLVVVINESGDVEVIDVIEASHLSFIVPAIRSAESGKFTPPMKDGIPVKAKYIFPFNFRLR; encoded by the coding sequence ATGAAAAACTTTTTTATATTGCTCCTCTTGTCTGGCCTACTCCTGGTCGAAGCGACCGCCGACTATCAACGTCACTTTTCGATCCGAGAACTCGATAGTGTTCCCAAACGGATCGACGGTAAACCTCCAGTTTATCCCCCTCACCTGAAAGCCGGGCATGTAGAAGGAAACCTGAAACTTGTGGTAGTGATAAATGAGTCGGGAGATGTCGAAGTGATCGACGTCATAGAAGCAAGCCACCTCAGCTTTATCGTGCCTGCCATACGCTCAGCTGAATCGGGTAAATTCACGCCTCCGATGAAAGATGGAATCCCGGTAAAGGCTAAGTATATCTTCCCTTTCAATTTCAGACTGAGGTAG
- a CDS encoding stilbene synthase, translating into MHLIGISSATPVATYSQKDCWDILCGSAAFNKLRPRSQDILKKVLLNDNGIQQRHFAFPDIENVFDQDAEALNRAFEKLAPELAEGALTEACEAADMKVTDLDGLIVATCTGYICPGISSHLAERIGLPADRYLCDLVGHGCGAALPTLQNAYHFLAANPDKRIAAIQVEVCSAAFYLDNDVGVLISLCLFGDGAAASIWTGGDPRGHPEILGFENLHLPQHRDLLRFENKRGKLRNLLDRSVPEIAGMAVAELNQSMERRLGSQPDQLLAHPGGRDVINAIEEQLSNFDYSITRSILAEHGNMSSPSVIFALKQFLKNREGGPEIVDLTAFGAGFTAYMGRLCLQ; encoded by the coding sequence ATGCATTTAATCGGCATTTCATCGGCGACCCCTGTCGCTACCTACTCTCAGAAAGACTGCTGGGACATTCTGTGTGGTTCTGCAGCTTTTAACAAGCTGCGTCCGCGGTCTCAGGACATCTTGAAAAAAGTGTTGCTCAACGATAACGGGATTCAGCAGCGCCACTTTGCCTTTCCAGATATCGAAAACGTCTTTGACCAAGATGCAGAGGCTCTCAACAGAGCCTTTGAGAAGCTAGCTCCAGAGCTTGCGGAAGGCGCATTAACAGAGGCCTGTGAGGCAGCCGATATGAAAGTGACTGATCTCGATGGTCTCATTGTAGCCACATGCACCGGCTATATCTGTCCAGGCATCAGCAGCCACTTGGCAGAACGTATTGGCCTACCGGCAGATCGCTATCTATGCGACTTAGTCGGCCATGGATGTGGCGCTGCGCTGCCCACGCTTCAAAACGCCTATCACTTTCTCGCGGCAAACCCAGATAAACGCATCGCAGCGATCCAAGTCGAGGTGTGTTCAGCAGCCTTTTATCTCGATAACGATGTTGGCGTCCTCATCAGCCTGTGCTTGTTCGGCGACGGAGCTGCAGCTTCTATTTGGACGGGAGGCGATCCACGAGGGCACCCAGAAATACTCGGCTTCGAGAACCTGCACTTACCCCAACATCGTGATCTGCTCCGTTTTGAAAACAAACGAGGTAAGTTGCGCAACCTGCTCGATCGCTCGGTCCCAGAGATCGCAGGCATGGCCGTGGCGGAACTTAATCAGTCGATGGAGCGACGCCTGGGCAGCCAGCCAGACCAACTGCTCGCCCATCCCGGTGGGCGCGATGTCATCAATGCCATCGAAGAACAACTATCCAATTTCGATTACAGTATCACTCGCTCAATCCTCGCTGAACACGGGAATATGAGCAGCCCATCGGTAATCTTCGCGCTCAAGCAGTTTTTGAAAAACCGCGAAGGAGGACCTGAGATCGTCGACCTCACCGCGTTCGGCGCAGGATTTACGGCATATATGGGAAGACTCTGCTTACAATAG
- a CDS encoding ATP-binding protein produces the protein MWITRQVESRLKSSAETRPVVVITGPRQTGKTSLVKRLFPEHSYVSLDLPSEAAQAEGNPSGFFQRHGDQVIIDEIQYAPSLFRHIKTIVDADRDKMGRFILTGSQPFPLMQGVSESLAGRTEIIQLPGLSLNELKDASIEISIEAFMLRGGFPELYERPHLDPTSFYASYVATYLERDLRQLRDIGNLRDFERFLRACALRTSQLVNRAELARDVGISESAGRQWLSVLEQSGIISLLEPWFSNATKSLIKTPKLHFNDSGLAAFLMGITQEADLEISPLTGSLWETTVFAEIRKELSIQGGWQLAFWRDRSKEADFLLHKAGRFKIADAKWSENPTSVGKLARIQKEIDSALSPTLFCRAKHPFPLKNGGEALPLPSLSTFLNT, from the coding sequence ATGTGGATAACACGACAGGTCGAATCGCGCTTAAAAAGCAGTGCTGAAACACGTCCGGTGGTTGTAATAACGGGCCCTCGCCAGACCGGCAAAACTTCGCTTGTTAAACGTTTGTTCCCTGAGCATTCCTACGTCAGTCTAGATTTACCCAGCGAGGCAGCCCAGGCTGAAGGCAATCCATCCGGCTTTTTTCAGCGACACGGCGATCAGGTCATTATTGACGAAATTCAATATGCACCATCGCTGTTTCGGCACATCAAAACCATAGTCGACGCAGACCGAGATAAGATGGGGCGCTTCATTTTGACGGGCTCTCAGCCATTTCCTCTCATGCAAGGGGTCTCGGAGTCACTGGCAGGACGCACGGAAATCATTCAATTACCGGGGCTTAGCCTGAACGAACTGAAGGATGCTTCAATCGAGATCTCGATTGAGGCGTTCATGCTGCGTGGAGGATTTCCTGAGCTTTACGAAAGGCCTCATCTCGATCCAACCAGTTTTTATGCGTCCTACGTGGCCACCTATTTGGAACGTGATTTGCGTCAGTTGAGAGACATTGGAAATCTTCGAGACTTCGAGCGTTTCCTGCGGGCCTGCGCTTTACGTACCAGTCAACTTGTCAATCGAGCAGAGTTGGCAAGAGACGTTGGCATCAGTGAAAGCGCTGGTAGACAATGGCTATCAGTTTTAGAGCAGTCAGGTATTATCTCCCTCTTGGAGCCTTGGTTCTCCAACGCGACTAAATCGCTAATAAAAACGCCGAAACTCCATTTCAATGATAGTGGTCTCGCTGCTTTTTTGATGGGCATCACTCAAGAAGCGGATCTGGAAATATCACCCCTCACAGGAAGCCTTTGGGAAACTACCGTGTTCGCCGAGATTCGCAAAGAACTCAGTATACAAGGAGGTTGGCAACTCGCGTTTTGGCGGGATCGCAGTAAAGAGGCCGACTTTCTACTCCACAAAGCAGGACGCTTCAAAATCGCCGATGCCAAATGGTCCGAGAATCCGACATCCGTTGGCAAACTCGCCCGTATACAGAAAGAAATCGACAGTGCTCTTTCTCCCACTCTGTTTTGTCGAGCCAAGCACCCGTTCCCCCTTAAAAACGGTGGAGAAGCCCTACCGCTTCCATCATTGAGCACATTTCTTAATACTTGA
- the obgE gene encoding GTPase ObgE has translation MFFDEVSITLEAGHGGDGCFSMRREKYIPKGGPDGGDGGRGGCVVVRCDENVSDLRQYHFKPNYKARNGEPGRGRQQHGKGGDDLILKFPVGTEFRDVESGELVAELLEHGHELVLLDGGKGGLGNIHFKSATNQTPRQTTPGEYGEEGAYKVQLKTIADIGMVGYPNAGKSSLMGCLTNAQPKTGHYAFTTRRPNIAIIEYHDYFDRLLLADIPGLVEGAHENRGMGHKFLRHVERCSVLLYVIDMEGTDGRDPVEDVAALRHELGAYQEELLDKPWAIAANKMDEPHAAENLQRMQAAYEGTEIHAISCIGETGLEELKQGLWTACKPAAD, from the coding sequence ATGTTCTTCGACGAAGTGAGCATCACGCTGGAGGCAGGTCATGGAGGTGACGGATGTTTCTCCATGCGGCGTGAAAAGTATATTCCCAAAGGCGGTCCCGATGGTGGAGACGGTGGACGTGGGGGCTGTGTTGTTGTGCGCTGTGATGAGAATGTGAGCGATTTGCGGCAATACCATTTTAAGCCCAATTATAAGGCCCGTAATGGCGAGCCAGGTCGAGGGCGGCAACAGCATGGAAAAGGGGGTGACGACCTCATCCTCAAGTTTCCTGTCGGCACTGAATTCCGCGATGTCGAGAGCGGTGAGCTGGTGGCGGAGCTTCTTGAGCACGGTCACGAGCTGGTCCTTCTCGATGGCGGTAAGGGGGGGCTGGGCAATATACACTTCAAGTCTGCGACCAATCAAACTCCCCGCCAGACCACCCCTGGAGAATACGGCGAGGAGGGCGCTTACAAGGTGCAGCTTAAGACCATCGCAGATATTGGTATGGTAGGCTATCCCAATGCTGGAAAAAGTTCTCTGATGGGTTGCCTGACGAACGCGCAACCGAAGACTGGGCACTATGCTTTTACTACACGGCGACCAAACATAGCGATTATAGAGTATCACGATTACTTCGATCGTCTATTGCTCGCCGACATCCCTGGGCTGGTCGAAGGGGCGCATGAGAATCGGGGCATGGGTCATAAATTCCTCCGCCACGTCGAGCGCTGCTCGGTGCTGCTCTATGTTATCGATATGGAGGGCACGGATGGCCGTGATCCAGTCGAGGATGTTGCCGCCCTTCGGCATGAGCTGGGTGCCTATCAAGAAGAACTTCTGGACAAGCCGTGGGCGATTGCTGCCAACAAGATGGATGAGCCTCATGCGGCTGAAAACCTACAGCGGATGCAAGCAGCCTACGAGGGGACTGAAATCCATGCTATTTCGTGCATTGGTGAGACCGGCTTAGAAGAGCTAAAACAAGGATTGTGGACCGCCTGTAAACCCGCAGCTGATTAA
- a CDS encoding LysE family transporter, with amino-acid sequence MEFILLASAHLAAVISPGPDLAVVLRQSVRQGRPAAIATSIGIGSGIFCHATFCIVALPWIAGHSGTFYVVLKYAGGTYLFIIGLLALRAKESATFLKSNSVAKTQRKQASAFALGFLTNALNPKALLFFISVFTLIISPDTSLFVRTIYGIYLGVATTGYFALLSTILTIPRARTRFQAHQHWLDQLFGVIMITLAIGVLVSD; translated from the coding sequence ATGGAATTTATCCTTCTGGCATCAGCACACCTAGCAGCAGTGATCTCGCCGGGACCGGACTTGGCTGTTGTCCTGAGGCAAAGCGTCCGCCAAGGACGACCGGCAGCCATTGCGACGAGTATCGGAATCGGCAGCGGAATTTTCTGTCACGCAACTTTCTGCATTGTCGCTCTACCCTGGATAGCCGGGCATTCTGGCACCTTCTACGTCGTCCTAAAATATGCGGGCGGCACTTACCTATTCATTATCGGACTGCTTGCGTTACGGGCAAAAGAATCGGCTACATTCCTGAAATCCAACTCCGTGGCGAAGACACAGCGGAAGCAGGCATCAGCATTTGCTCTAGGTTTCCTGACCAACGCGCTCAACCCAAAGGCTCTACTCTTTTTCATCTCAGTCTTCACACTGATAATCAGCCCAGACACTTCCCTATTCGTTCGTACAATATATGGGATTTACCTCGGTGTAGCCACGACTGGCTATTTTGCCCTGCTCTCGACAATTTTGACTATTCCGAGAGCCCGAACCCGATTTCAAGCTCATCAACACTGGCTCGACCAGCTCTTTGGTGTGATCATGATCACCCTCGCCATCGGCGTGCTTGTTTCGGACTAA
- a CDS encoding M14 family metallocarboxypeptidase — MPSTFNVNAYIDRLRTILRPLQFTENILGTVGDYPVSAWTRPALDPETKEPIEPVAHIYISGGVHGDEPSGPLAITRILQQFVLSTSVSWHLLPLINPNGMEKGTRENAEAIDINRDFLNQETPEAQLVCDFLEQNKPASGYDLTLCLHEDYEAQGCYLYQLDETELAESLAKKILESASEFIPVEVSPEIDGHTAREGLITPLIDRPEDIKDMDMLPEAVLLFKTATRRSYTIETPSSAYIEHRVAAQAAAIRTAVAQVLRTL; from the coding sequence ATGCCAAGCACATTCAACGTCAACGCCTACATCGATCGACTCCGTACCATATTGCGGCCTCTACAGTTTACCGAAAATATTTTGGGCACCGTGGGTGACTATCCCGTCAGCGCCTGGACACGTCCCGCTCTTGACCCGGAGACCAAAGAACCCATCGAGCCCGTAGCACACATTTATATCTCCGGAGGCGTGCATGGGGATGAACCATCTGGCCCCTTAGCCATCACACGGATTCTACAACAATTTGTCCTCTCTACATCGGTGAGCTGGCATCTACTGCCTCTGATCAATCCGAACGGCATGGAAAAAGGCACGCGAGAGAACGCCGAGGCCATTGATATTAATCGCGATTTTCTAAATCAAGAAACACCCGAAGCTCAGCTCGTTTGCGACTTTTTAGAGCAAAATAAGCCCGCATCGGGCTACGACCTCACGCTCTGTCTTCACGAAGACTATGAGGCCCAGGGATGCTACTTGTATCAACTGGATGAAACCGAGCTAGCCGAATCACTCGCTAAGAAGATCCTCGAGAGCGCGAGTGAGTTCATTCCTGTGGAAGTGAGCCCTGAGATCGACGGACATACTGCTCGAGAAGGATTGATCACCCCGCTTATCGACCGACCAGAGGACATCAAAGATATGGATATGCTGCCTGAAGCAGTGCTCTTATTCAAAACTGCTACGCGCCGCAGCTACACAATCGAAACACCCAGCAGCGCCTACATAGAGCACCGCGTTGCCGCCCAGGCCGCTGCCATTCGGACAGCCGTCGCCCAAGTATTACGGACCCTGTAG
- a CDS encoding glutamate--tRNA ligase, protein MTETRVRFAPSPTGFFHIGSARTALFNWLYARHTGGKFILRIEDTDKERNTEEALQVLIDGMKWLGINWDEGPLVEGPCGPYFQSQRSNIYREWLTKLETAGRTYEKDGAIWFRLEGERSVVYDDYLKKEVEKVAAAPVVIEDAIRGRVERAEDRDFVIFRASGDPVFHFVNVVDDITMGITHVIRGEDHLSNTSKHVELFRAFGADVPTFAHMPLILKEVGQGKMSKRDQGALVEDYQKQHYLSEAVRNYLCLLGWSPKDDREILPIDEIIDLFDLPGITQTNARFDGKKMAFINSHYVRAMPIESFTWLAKPILVEADLIPEDYDEDRLQSILALCQEKVRGLGELAQFARYFFKDDFATDEKALNKVTKKGDPAARLDEAAQALEQLSKFDAESIETAIAAAAEVSGNKPGAYMPLMRVALSGTNVGPSFYPMLEIMGQGCVVDRLRQFRATLS, encoded by the coding sequence ATGACCGAAACCCGTGTCCGTTTTGCCCCGAGCCCGACTGGATTTTTCCATATCGGTAGTGCCCGCACTGCTTTATTTAATTGGCTCTATGCCCGCCATACCGGAGGAAAATTTATCCTCCGCATTGAGGATACAGACAAGGAGCGCAATACTGAGGAAGCGCTACAGGTGCTGATCGATGGCATGAAATGGTTGGGTATCAACTGGGATGAGGGCCCCCTAGTCGAAGGCCCCTGTGGTCCATATTTTCAAAGCCAGCGGAGCAATATATACCGAGAATGGCTGACTAAGCTCGAGACAGCAGGCCGCACCTATGAGAAAGACGGCGCTATCTGGTTTCGCCTCGAAGGTGAGCGCAGTGTCGTTTATGACGACTACCTTAAAAAGGAGGTGGAGAAGGTCGCGGCTGCTCCGGTTGTGATAGAGGATGCCATTCGCGGACGGGTGGAGCGGGCTGAGGATCGAGACTTTGTTATCTTTCGTGCGAGTGGAGATCCAGTTTTCCACTTTGTGAATGTGGTGGATGACATCACGATGGGGATCACTCATGTCATTCGTGGGGAGGATCACCTGTCCAATACCTCAAAGCACGTGGAGTTATTCCGTGCGTTCGGAGCCGACGTGCCGACCTTTGCGCACATGCCTCTCATTTTGAAGGAAGTGGGGCAGGGCAAAATGAGTAAGCGCGATCAGGGGGCTTTAGTGGAGGACTATCAGAAGCAACACTACCTTTCAGAGGCCGTTCGTAATTATCTCTGCCTCTTGGGTTGGTCGCCCAAGGACGATCGAGAGATTCTGCCCATAGACGAAATTATAGATTTATTTGATCTTCCAGGAATCACGCAGACCAACGCTCGGTTTGACGGGAAGAAGATGGCTTTTATCAACAGTCACTACGTGCGCGCTATGCCGATCGAGAGTTTTACATGGTTGGCCAAACCGATCCTAGTCGAGGCAGATCTGATTCCGGAAGACTATGACGAAGATCGTCTCCAGAGCATCTTGGCATTATGCCAAGAAAAGGTGCGTGGATTGGGGGAGTTAGCGCAGTTTGCTCGTTATTTTTTCAAGGACGATTTCGCAACGGATGAAAAGGCTCTCAACAAAGTCACGAAAAAGGGTGATCCGGCGGCACGCTTAGACGAAGCAGCTCAGGCGCTGGAACAGCTCAGTAAATTCGATGCGGAGTCCATTGAGACAGCTATTGCGGCGGCGGCTGAAGTATCGGGCAATAAGCCCGGCGCCTATATGCCGCTGATGCGCGTCGCGCTCTCCGGAACCAATGTGGGCCCATCATTCTATCCGATGTTGGAGATTATGGGGCAAGGCTGTGTGGTCGATCGTCTTCGTCAGTTTAGGGCGACGCTGAGCTGA
- the recJ gene encoding single-stranded-DNA-specific exonuclease RecJ, with translation MHWSFQPTHPVAAKELARALNIHPAVCERLLQIDLEFVDPERAELFLKPRLAQLEDPFSITHLRAAVERIERALNERERILIFGDYDVDGVTSTTLLVHILQRFGAQPDYCIPLRLEEGYGLSRQAIERSFESGAKPDLFIALDCGTNSVDEINYLQSLGIDTLVVDHHQATDAERLPGILVNPHLFDPDGTAWKDLCSVGLTFKVVHGLIKKLRLDGNAIAENIDLRQVLDLVALGTVADLVPLRDENRILASRGLHALYHTKRCGIHALFQVSGIDLSTTDVLRTVDVAFRLGPRINASGRLADACVPVDMLLSEDFSFCAETAGDLDQMNRERQAIERAIAADAILQVEERDPQAAGLVAFDASWHSGVVGIVASRLSRQFHRPAIVLGQDGEGAKGSGRSIEGIDLVAALEHCDDLLESWGGHPMAVGVSLAAESVPAFRERFAETILKLYPDGIPEQEIELATRIPADVITEQLIEDIEELHPFGQGNPEPTFAVGPLTLQMPPKVFGKGHLRFAFHNSQDERVSCVAWNLSDNPPPVHRPILLAAQLGWNFWNGERTIQATVRDWCFAS, from the coding sequence ATGCACTGGAGTTTTCAGCCGACTCATCCTGTCGCAGCTAAAGAATTGGCCCGCGCGCTGAACATACACCCGGCGGTGTGTGAGCGCCTTTTGCAGATCGATCTTGAATTTGTAGATCCTGAACGTGCAGAGCTTTTTTTAAAACCGCGTCTGGCCCAGTTGGAGGATCCTTTCTCTATCACTCATTTACGTGCCGCGGTAGAGCGGATTGAGCGGGCTCTCAATGAGCGTGAGCGTATTCTAATTTTTGGGGATTATGATGTGGATGGAGTCACTAGCACAACGCTCCTGGTTCATATTTTACAGCGTTTTGGAGCCCAACCAGACTACTGTATTCCGCTACGTTTGGAGGAGGGTTATGGCCTGAGTCGACAGGCCATTGAGCGTTCTTTTGAATCAGGTGCAAAGCCCGACCTCTTCATCGCTCTGGACTGTGGGACGAACTCTGTTGATGAAATCAATTATCTGCAGAGTTTGGGTATCGACACCTTGGTCGTGGATCATCACCAGGCAACAGACGCCGAGCGGTTACCAGGAATCTTGGTCAACCCTCACCTATTTGATCCAGACGGGACGGCATGGAAGGATCTCTGTTCCGTGGGCCTTACCTTCAAGGTGGTTCACGGCCTCATCAAAAAGTTGCGGTTGGACGGGAATGCAATAGCCGAAAACATCGATTTACGCCAAGTGCTTGACCTCGTTGCGCTGGGAACGGTGGCTGATCTAGTCCCGTTGCGCGATGAGAATCGTATCCTTGCTTCCCGCGGTCTGCACGCACTTTACCATACGAAGCGCTGCGGGATCCACGCACTGTTTCAGGTGAGTGGGATTGATCTCAGCACAACCGACGTTCTACGTACGGTGGACGTGGCGTTTCGTCTTGGACCGCGGATTAATGCCAGCGGTCGATTAGCTGACGCCTGTGTTCCTGTAGATATGCTTTTGAGCGAAGATTTTAGTTTTTGTGCTGAGACCGCTGGAGACTTGGACCAGATGAACCGTGAGCGTCAGGCTATTGAGCGTGCCATTGCGGCAGATGCGATCCTTCAGGTCGAAGAACGGGATCCTCAAGCGGCAGGCTTGGTAGCATTCGATGCGAGCTGGCATTCGGGAGTGGTGGGTATTGTGGCGAGTCGACTTTCACGGCAGTTCCATCGACCAGCCATTGTGCTCGGTCAGGACGGAGAGGGAGCGAAAGGGTCGGGGCGCTCGATTGAGGGTATCGATTTGGTGGCGGCACTGGAGCACTGCGATGATTTGCTGGAAAGTTGGGGTGGTCACCCGATGGCTGTGGGCGTGTCCCTCGCCGCCGAATCTGTGCCAGCATTTCGGGAACGTTTTGCTGAAACGATTTTGAAGCTCTATCCGGATGGAATCCCGGAGCAAGAGATCGAACTGGCAACGCGGATTCCTGCTGACGTTATTACCGAGCAGCTTATTGAGGATATCGAGGAGTTGCACCCCTTTGGTCAGGGCAATCCAGAACCGACTTTTGCCGTGGGGCCGCTTACACTGCAGATGCCGCCCAAAGTATTTGGCAAAGGGCACTTGCGTTTTGCGTTTCACAATAGTCAGGATGAACGCGTTTCTTGTGTCGCCTGGAATTTGAGTGACAATCCGCCTCCAGTCCACCGCCCCATCCTCCTAGCTGCTCAGCTTGGATGGAATTTCTGGAATGGTGAACGGACAATACAGGCAACGGTGCGCGACTGGTGCTTCGCCTCTTGA
- the dnaA gene encoding chromosomal replication initiator protein DnaA, with translation MSSLPVTNPLWNTVLSEIQNIFPLDVFEMWFQPLQCTRVEDDAITIATPNEFASFWIQDNYLDLLQQQTSMAAGRSVRVDIVAMESTEAPAQAPSEDTSPSHGNLGQGINQSFADRSLSGTPAARGSVPSNGESSRKVKGFQLNPKNTFENFVIGPGNQLAHAASIAIASNPGRSYNPLFLYGETGLGKTHLMHAVAHHAIRNNPNMTVAYVSSEKFTNEFIRSIQENTLTKFRQRYRSVDLLLVDDIHFLSGKESTQEEFFHTFNELFESQKQIFITSDRPAGEIAKLEARLVSRFQWGLVTDIQAPDLETRVAILSKKAEGLKLNLEDSILHYLAERVSRNVRGLEGALTRVASYQSLVRSVINEDVLDNLLADILREEAQTKITVEKIQKVVADYYNLRLADMVSKRRPANIAFPRQIAMYLSRLITEHSLQEIGDQFGGRDHGTVIHACKTVENIMDQDTTVKRSVEYLNKLLTNKR, from the coding sequence ATGTCTTCTCTCCCTGTAACAAATCCCCTCTGGAACACCGTCCTGTCTGAGATTCAGAATATCTTCCCACTGGATGTTTTTGAAATGTGGTTTCAACCGCTCCAATGCACACGTGTAGAGGATGATGCGATTACCATCGCTACCCCTAATGAGTTCGCATCTTTCTGGATCCAAGACAACTATCTCGATCTCCTTCAGCAACAAACATCTATGGCAGCTGGACGGTCAGTGAGGGTCGATATTGTCGCGATGGAAAGCACCGAAGCGCCAGCGCAGGCACCCAGCGAGGATACTTCGCCTAGCCACGGAAATTTGGGTCAAGGGATCAATCAGTCTTTCGCAGACCGATCTCTTTCAGGAACCCCAGCGGCACGCGGAAGCGTTCCTTCAAATGGCGAGTCTTCTCGAAAGGTGAAAGGCTTCCAACTCAATCCAAAGAACACTTTCGAAAACTTTGTGATTGGACCAGGAAACCAACTGGCCCACGCAGCAAGTATCGCCATCGCTAGCAATCCAGGGCGGAGCTACAACCCGCTCTTTCTCTACGGTGAAACAGGGCTCGGTAAAACTCACCTCATGCATGCGGTCGCACACCATGCCATCCGCAACAACCCCAACATGACCGTGGCCTACGTTTCGTCGGAAAAATTCACCAATGAGTTCATCCGATCGATTCAGGAAAACACGCTGACTAAATTCCGCCAGCGCTACCGCAGCGTCGACCTACTGCTCGTCGACGACATCCACTTCCTCTCCGGCAAAGAGAGCACACAGGAAGAATTTTTTCATACCTTCAACGAACTCTTTGAATCGCAGAAGCAGATTTTCATTACCTCAGACAGACCCGCAGGTGAAATTGCCAAGCTTGAAGCAAGACTTGTATCTCGGTTCCAATGGGGACTTGTGACCGATATCCAAGCCCCCGATTTGGAGACACGTGTCGCAATTTTGAGTAAAAAGGCTGAAGGGCTGAAGCTAAACCTCGAAGATAGCATCTTGCACTACCTTGCCGAACGCGTATCTCGCAATGTCCGAGGACTGGAGGGAGCACTCACACGAGTCGCTAGTTATCAATCTCTGGTACGCAGCGTCATCAATGAGGACGTTTTAGACAACCTTCTCGCGGATATCCTTAGGGAAGAGGCGCAAACTAAGATCACTGTGGAAAAGATCCAAAAGGTCGTCGCCGATTATTATAACCTGCGTCTCGCTGACATGGTGAGCAAACGCCGACCAGCAAATATTGCATTCCCACGCCAAATAGCAATGTATCTGAGTCGCCTTATCACCGAGCATTCACTTCAGGAAATTGGAGATCAATTCGGTGGGCGCGACCACGGAACGGTGATCCACGCCTGCAAAACTGTGGAAAACATCATGGATCAAGATACGACTGTGAAACGCAGCGTGGAGTATCTTAACAAGCTGCTCACTAACAAGCGTTAG
- a CDS encoding Hsp20/alpha crystallin family protein, whose protein sequence is MNTISTDTYASDLATVSPDYQIIEKADTYQVSVDLPGVARDQINLKVEKGILELTAEQRVTIPTDARVLYRETRDRRYELALRLGESVDSKKIDATLENGRLRLELAKRESAKAAHIEVK, encoded by the coding sequence ATGAACACAATATCCACAGACACATATGCTTCTGATTTAGCCACCGTCTCGCCTGACTACCAAATCATCGAGAAAGCAGACACCTATCAAGTAAGCGTAGACCTGCCCGGGGTTGCTCGGGATCAAATCAACCTCAAGGTCGAGAAAGGTATTCTAGAACTCACGGCCGAACAACGAGTGACAATTCCAACAGATGCTCGCGTGCTCTATAGAGAGACGAGAGATCGACGTTATGAACTGGCACTACGCCTCGGCGAGTCAGTCGACTCAAAGAAAATCGATGCCACGCTCGAGAATGGTCGTCTCCGTCTTGAATTAGCCAAGCGAGAGTCCGCAAAAGCGGCTCATATCGAGGTCAAATAA
- a CDS encoding Hsp20/alpha crystallin family protein, giving the protein MYLTPKFRNTYISPFDSIHSILGSVFSPRLEPVLQNTGYPVDLFADEDNAYVRIEAPGLDKEAFEINIEQSVLNISIRKENGEENTAPSAQSIRRIRLKDDIDTAATQANYKNGVLELSLPKKASAKPSQIEIN; this is encoded by the coding sequence ATGTATCTTACACCAAAATTCAGAAATACATACATATCACCGTTTGACTCAATCCATTCAATCCTGGGCAGCGTATTTTCGCCACGGCTCGAACCAGTCCTACAGAACACGGGCTACCCTGTAGACTTATTTGCAGACGAGGATAATGCTTACGTCCGTATCGAGGCTCCAGGATTGGATAAAGAAGCCTTTGAGATCAACATCGAACAATCGGTCTTAAACATCTCCATTCGGAAGGAAAACGGTGAGGAAAATACGGCACCCTCAGCGCAGAGCATTCGAAGAATCCGCCTCAAAGACGACATCGATACGGCGGCTACCCAAGCCAATTACAAAAACGGCGTTCTCGAACTCAGCCTACCGAAAAAAGCATCAGCCAAACCATCTCAAATCGAAATCAACTAA
- a CDS encoding SlyX family protein has translation MTHSDYGFLVATDIGRIGFMEDRLVELEQKVAFLERHVEEQDTEMLRLSRLFNQLSVKLERAEERIRDLTNNEPSDGDRLNLHEKPPHY, from the coding sequence ATGACGCATTCTGATTATGGCTTTCTTGTAGCGACGGATATTGGTAGGATAGGCTTCATGGAAGATAGACTCGTGGAATTGGAGCAGAAGGTCGCCTTTCTTGAGCGCCACGTGGAGGAGCAAGATACTGAAATGCTGCGGCTAAGCCGCTTGTTTAATCAGCTTTCAGTGAAGCTGGAGCGTGCGGAGGAACGCATTCGCGACCTTACCAACAATGAGCCGAGTGACGGTGATCGACTGAATCTCCATGAGAAGCCCCCGCACTATTAG